The Xiphophorus couchianus chromosome 5, X_couchianus-1.0, whole genome shotgun sequence genome includes a region encoding these proteins:
- the foxk1 gene encoding forkhead box protein K1 isoform X2 yields MADYRDDNGARALLALQSAPCSPVRVAVTSHSYHQPSISVLGPPIMEARCDAGGFPARLSSTPPQALARLEGRDFEFVMRQRTVTIGRNSSHGSVDINMGHSSFISRRHLQITYDEAGGFSLRCLGKNGVFVDGVFQRRGAPPLPLPRECVFRFPSTVIKIQFTSLLEVEEHREKEQPSSPPHPLLPHISPLKISIPTAQQHEEHIRAFGSPLPSPTGTISVPNSCPASPRGAGSSGYRYGRNVTSDLQLAAEYAAKAVSEQRRSLAEHRGGGSEQRVESVGGDSPKDESKPPYSYAQLIVQAISSAPDKQLTLSGIYAHITKHYPYYRTADKGWQNSIRHNLSLNRYFLKVARSQDEPGKGSFWRIDSASESKLVEQAFRKRRQRGVACFRTPFGPLSSRSAPASPTHQGLLSPSSSGLQTPECLSREGSPIPQDHHEQLASKLASVPEYRYSQSAPGSPVSAQHVIMAAPHHPTVLKPIHMLQSAPQPSVTMVRVVTSAPPISAPPNGYSTLTVGGLESNSDIRDAQQNRELVIQTLDSVVQAGEGRHVTPGLHQLPVRPVTQNGKHITAAVSTVTSFANSSGLSSPLQILAAQASSSPPVLVGRQPGGDASSGSAGEPLAKRPKMEDEGETESAQHQATSAPQPVIVAMTSQTHEPRQ; encoded by the exons ATGGCAGACTACCGGGACGACAACGGAGCTCGGGCTCTGCTTGCATTACAGTCGGCGCCGTGTAGCCCCGTGCGCGTCGCGGTGACCTCTCACTCCTATCACCAGCCCTCGATCTCCGTCTTGGGTCCTCCAATAATGGAAGCTCGCTGCGATGCCGGAGGTTTTCCTGCAAGGCTCTCTTCGACGCCTCCGCAGGCCCTTGCGAGGCTCGAGGGCCGGGACTTTGAGTTTGTCATGCGCCAGAGGACGGTCACCATAGGCCGGAACTCGTCCCACGGCTCGGTGGACATCAACATGGGTCACTCGAGCTTTATTTCAAGGCGACACCTGCAGATAACTTACGACGAAGCGGGCGGCTTCTCTCTGCGGTGTCTGGGGAAGAACGGCGTGTTTGTTGACGGAGTGTTCCAGCGGAGAGGAGCTCCGCCGCTACCGCTGCCCAGAGA GTGTGTGTTTCGGTTTCCCAGTACCGTCATCAAGATCCAGTTCACGTCACTCCTGGAAGTGGAGGAGCACAGGGAGAAGGAGCAGCCCTCTTCCCCGCCCCACCCGCTGCTGCCCCACATCTCCCCTCTTAAGATCAGCATTCCCACCGCGCAGCAGCATGAAGAGCACATCAGGGCGTTTGGCTCACCGCTGCCGTCACCCACCGGCACAATCAG CGTTCCCAACTCCTGTCCTGCTAGCCCTCGAGGGGCGGGGTCATCGGGGTATCGCTATGGACGCAATGTGACCTCCGACCTCCAGTTAGCTGCAGAATACGCTGCGAAGGCTGTATCTGAGCAGAGGCGAAGTCTTGCTGAGCACAGAGGTGGGGGAAGTGAGCAGCGTGTGGAGTCGGTGGGCGGAGACAGCCCCAAG GATGAGTCCAAGCCTCCGTATTCCTATGCACAACTGATTGTCCAGGCCATCTCTTCAGCTCCAGACAAACAGCTCACCCTCAGCGGGATTTATGCCCACATCACCAAACACTACCCCTACTACCGCACTGCAGACAAGGGCTGGCAG AACTCAATCAGACACAACTTGTCTCTGAACCGCTACTTCCTGAAAGTAGCCCGTTCTCAGGACGAGCCTGGGAAGGGAAGCTTCTGGCGCATCGACTCGGCCTCTGAGAGCAAGCTGGTGGAACAAGCCTTCAGGAAGAGACGACAGAGAGGCGTGGCCTGCTTCAGGACTCCGTTCGGACCTTTGTCGTCACG GAGTGCACCGGCGTCTCCCACCCATCAGGGCCTGCTGTCCCCTTCGTCCAGTGGGCTGCAGACTCCCGAGTGTCTGAGCAGAGAGGGCTCTCCCATCCCTCAGGACCACCATGAGCAGCTGGCCAGCAAACTGGCGTCTGTGCCGGAGTACAGGTACTCCCAGAGCGCCCCAG GCTCTCCAGTCAGCGCTCAGCATGTCATCATGGCTGCCCCCCACCACCCAACCGTCCTGAAGCCCATCCATATGCTACAGAGCGCCCCGCAGCCTTCTGTCACCATGGTGCGCGTGGTCACCAGCGCCCCTCCAATCTCCGCCCCCCCTAATGGCTACAGCACTTTGACTGTTGGTGGACTGGAGAGCAACAGCGACATCAGAG ATGCCCAGCAGAACAGAGAGTTGGTGATCCAGACGCTGGACAGCGTGGTGCAGGCTGGAGAGGGACGCCATGTCACACCGGGGTTACACCAACTTCCTGTCCGTCCTGTTACCCAGAATGGCAAACACATCACTGCTGCTGTTTCCACAGTAACCAGCTTTGCTAATTCATCTG GCCTGAGCAGCCCCCTGCAGATCCTGGCTGCCCAGGCATCCAGCTCCCCCCCGGTGCTGGTGGGCCGGCAGCCCGGCGGCGACGCCTCCTCTGGATCAGCAGGTGAGCCGCTGGCCAAGCGGCCAAAGATGGAGGATGAAGGAGAGACTGAATCTGCTCAGCACCAAGCTACATCTGCCCCGCAGCCTGTTATTGTTGCTATGACGTCACAAACCCATGAGCCCCGTCAATGA
- the foxk1 gene encoding forkhead box protein K1 isoform X1: MADYRDDNGARALLALQSAPCSPVRVAVTSHSYHQPSISVLGPPIMEARCDAGGFPARLSSTPPQALARLEGRDFEFVMRQRTVTIGRNSSHGSVDINMGHSSFISRRHLQITYDEAGGFSLRCLGKNGVFVDGVFQRRGAPPLPLPRECVFRFPSTVIKIQFTSLLEVEEHREKEQPSSPPHPLLPHISPLKISIPTAQQHEEHIRAFGSPLPSPTGTISVPNSCPASPRGAGSSGYRYGRNVTSDLQLAAEYAAKAVSEQRRSLAEHRGGGSEQRVESVGGDSPKDESKPPYSYAQLIVQAISSAPDKQLTLSGIYAHITKHYPYYRTADKGWQNSIRHNLSLNRYFLKVARSQDEPGKGSFWRIDSASESKLVEQAFRKRRQRGVACFRTPFGPLSSRTKSAPASPTHQGLLSPSSSGLQTPECLSREGSPIPQDHHEQLASKLASVPEYRYSQSAPGSPVSAQHVIMAAPHHPTVLKPIHMLQSAPQPSVTMVRVVTSAPPISAPPNGYSTLTVGGLESNSDIRDAQQNRELVIQTLDSVVQAGEGRHVTPGLHQLPVRPVTQNGKHITAAVSTVTSFANSSGLSSPLQILAAQASSSPPVLVGRQPGGDASSGSAGEPLAKRPKMEDEGETESAQHQATSAPQPVIVAMTSQTHEPRQ; the protein is encoded by the exons ATGGCAGACTACCGGGACGACAACGGAGCTCGGGCTCTGCTTGCATTACAGTCGGCGCCGTGTAGCCCCGTGCGCGTCGCGGTGACCTCTCACTCCTATCACCAGCCCTCGATCTCCGTCTTGGGTCCTCCAATAATGGAAGCTCGCTGCGATGCCGGAGGTTTTCCTGCAAGGCTCTCTTCGACGCCTCCGCAGGCCCTTGCGAGGCTCGAGGGCCGGGACTTTGAGTTTGTCATGCGCCAGAGGACGGTCACCATAGGCCGGAACTCGTCCCACGGCTCGGTGGACATCAACATGGGTCACTCGAGCTTTATTTCAAGGCGACACCTGCAGATAACTTACGACGAAGCGGGCGGCTTCTCTCTGCGGTGTCTGGGGAAGAACGGCGTGTTTGTTGACGGAGTGTTCCAGCGGAGAGGAGCTCCGCCGCTACCGCTGCCCAGAGA GTGTGTGTTTCGGTTTCCCAGTACCGTCATCAAGATCCAGTTCACGTCACTCCTGGAAGTGGAGGAGCACAGGGAGAAGGAGCAGCCCTCTTCCCCGCCCCACCCGCTGCTGCCCCACATCTCCCCTCTTAAGATCAGCATTCCCACCGCGCAGCAGCATGAAGAGCACATCAGGGCGTTTGGCTCACCGCTGCCGTCACCCACCGGCACAATCAG CGTTCCCAACTCCTGTCCTGCTAGCCCTCGAGGGGCGGGGTCATCGGGGTATCGCTATGGACGCAATGTGACCTCCGACCTCCAGTTAGCTGCAGAATACGCTGCGAAGGCTGTATCTGAGCAGAGGCGAAGTCTTGCTGAGCACAGAGGTGGGGGAAGTGAGCAGCGTGTGGAGTCGGTGGGCGGAGACAGCCCCAAG GATGAGTCCAAGCCTCCGTATTCCTATGCACAACTGATTGTCCAGGCCATCTCTTCAGCTCCAGACAAACAGCTCACCCTCAGCGGGATTTATGCCCACATCACCAAACACTACCCCTACTACCGCACTGCAGACAAGGGCTGGCAG AACTCAATCAGACACAACTTGTCTCTGAACCGCTACTTCCTGAAAGTAGCCCGTTCTCAGGACGAGCCTGGGAAGGGAAGCTTCTGGCGCATCGACTCGGCCTCTGAGAGCAAGCTGGTGGAACAAGCCTTCAGGAAGAGACGACAGAGAGGCGTGGCCTGCTTCAGGACTCCGTTCGGACCTTTGTCGTCACG AACCAA GAGTGCACCGGCGTCTCCCACCCATCAGGGCCTGCTGTCCCCTTCGTCCAGTGGGCTGCAGACTCCCGAGTGTCTGAGCAGAGAGGGCTCTCCCATCCCTCAGGACCACCATGAGCAGCTGGCCAGCAAACTGGCGTCTGTGCCGGAGTACAGGTACTCCCAGAGCGCCCCAG GCTCTCCAGTCAGCGCTCAGCATGTCATCATGGCTGCCCCCCACCACCCAACCGTCCTGAAGCCCATCCATATGCTACAGAGCGCCCCGCAGCCTTCTGTCACCATGGTGCGCGTGGTCACCAGCGCCCCTCCAATCTCCGCCCCCCCTAATGGCTACAGCACTTTGACTGTTGGTGGACTGGAGAGCAACAGCGACATCAGAG ATGCCCAGCAGAACAGAGAGTTGGTGATCCAGACGCTGGACAGCGTGGTGCAGGCTGGAGAGGGACGCCATGTCACACCGGGGTTACACCAACTTCCTGTCCGTCCTGTTACCCAGAATGGCAAACACATCACTGCTGCTGTTTCCACAGTAACCAGCTTTGCTAATTCATCTG GCCTGAGCAGCCCCCTGCAGATCCTGGCTGCCCAGGCATCCAGCTCCCCCCCGGTGCTGGTGGGCCGGCAGCCCGGCGGCGACGCCTCCTCTGGATCAGCAGGTGAGCCGCTGGCCAAGCGGCCAAAGATGGAGGATGAAGGAGAGACTGAATCTGCTCAGCACCAAGCTACATCTGCCCCGCAGCCTGTTATTGTTGCTATGACGTCACAAACCCATGAGCCCCGTCAATGA